A genomic stretch from Mesoplodon densirostris isolate mMesDen1 chromosome 3, mMesDen1 primary haplotype, whole genome shotgun sequence includes:
- the TPPP gene encoding tubulin polymerization-promoting protein produces MADSRPKPPKPANKTPPKSPGDPAKDRTAKRLSLESEGASEGAAAAGPELSALEEAFRRFAVHGDTRATGKEMHGKNWSKLCRDCQVIDGRNVTVTDVDIVFSKIKGKSCRTISFEQFKEALEELAKKRFKDKSGEEAVREVHRLIEGKAPIISGVTKAISSPTVSRLTDTTKFTGSHKERFDPSGRGKGRAGRVDLVDESGYVPGYKHAGTYDQKVQGGK; encoded by the exons ATGGCTGACAGCAGGCCCAAGCCCCCCAAGCCCGCCAACAAGACGCCCCCCAAGTCCCCAGGGGACCCCGCGAAGGACAGGACAGCCAAGAGGCTGTCACTGGAGTCGGAGGGCGCCAGCGAGGGCGCGGCCGCCGCGGGCCCGGAGCTCAGCGCCCTGGAGGAGGCCTTCCGGAGGTTTGCGGTGCACGGGGACACCAGGGCCACCGGGAAGGAGATGCACGGCAAGAACTGGTCCAAGCTGTGCAGGGACTGCCAGGTGATCGACGGCAGGAACGTGACCGTCACCGATGTGGACATCGTCTTCAGCAAGATCAA GGGCAAGTCCTGCAGGACCATCTCATTCGAGCAGTTCAAGGAAGCACTGGAGGAGCTGGCCAAGAAGAGATTCAAAGACAAGAGCGGAGAAGAGGCCGTCCGGGAGGTGCACAGGCTCATCGAGGGCAAGGCCCCCATCATCTCGGGGGTGACG AAAGCCATCTCCTCGCCCACCGTGTCGCGGCTCACGGATACCACCAAGTTCACGGGCTCCCACAAGGAGCGCTTCGACCCGTCGGGCAGGGGCAAGGGCAGGGCGGGCCGCGTGGACCTGGTGGACGAGTCGGGCTACGTGCCGGGCTACAAGCATGCGGGCACCTACGACCAGAAGGTGCAGGGGGGCAAGTAG